In Topomyia yanbarensis strain Yona2022 chromosome 2, ASM3024719v1, whole genome shotgun sequence, one DNA window encodes the following:
- the LOC131682430 gene encoding serine/threonine-protein kinase RIO3 isoform X2 — MSSPWGEVKAVEVTNLQEIMSEEFARGLQKQEELEIPKVQIRSKAVARETRIEYLNEEPVAGCSKPIDPGALMDDWDLLNECTHAGGSSADAIPVEVLRAIEEADQKQIDSDATIAKLLQAQFDSDYDEQLKREENHMNKNSRVKISLKNYRMVPEELLYDEEGKEIPIDPKADWDRFETNEKEQKTIPRVGYKLNNDGEMVTKHNQDINGRKNACKVMSFPPEFSTGDGAGFDMKLSNTVFNQLKSHWKKGTKKQHRANDRKENIATAEMGLDEPTRIILYKWINNQLLASIDGIISTGKEAVILHGETDPSDPNLEINQNYPKEVAIKVFSTTLNEFKQRDRYIKDDFRFVGKCSKQNARIVIDMWAEKELHNLNRMKKFGIRCPEVVALRKNVLVMSFIGQNLVPAPKLKEAVLNEAQMICAYEEMVEIMHKLYNEARLVHADLSEYNVLWHDEQCWIIDVAQSVEPGHPGALEFLMRDCNNISTFFTKRGISGVQTKEELFFRITGLDPLSHNATILERIHMKGQPAHVVSAIDDDTPEHFKPIEYPFDYAWKKVEKFKSNKKKGNLHCLPNDRDTGNNFETLSSKEERVSV, encoded by the exons ATGTCATCACCTTGGGGAGAAGTAAAGGCCGTGGAGGTAACCAATCTTCAAGAGATTATGTCTGAGGAATTTGCCAGAGGTCTTCAGAAGCAGGAAGAGTTAGAAATTCCCAAAGTTCAGATTCGTTCGAAGGCTGTAGCACGGGAAACAAGGATAGAATATTTGAACGAGGAACCCGTGGCTGGATGTTCTAAGCCAATAGATCCTGGTGCACTGATGGATGATTGGGACCTGCTGAATGAGTG CACACATGCGGGTGGTAGTTCCGCGGACGCCATACCAGTAGAGGTTCTGCGTGCGATTGAAGAAGCTGATCAAAAGCAAATTGACTCCGATGCTACAATTGCGAAGCTACTTCAGGCACAGTTTGATTCCGATTATGATGAGCAACTCAAACGAGAGGAAAATCACATGAACAAAAACTCACGGGTAAAGATTTCACTAAAAAATTACCGTATGGTACCGGAAGAATTGTTATACGACGAAGAGGGTAAGGAAATACCAATCGATCCAAAGGCAGACTGGGACCGTTTCGAGACAAACGAAAAGGAGCAGAAAACGATACCACGGGTTGGATACAAATTAAACAACGATGGGGAAATGGTAACCAAGCACAACCAAGATATAAATGGCAGAAAAAATGCATGCAAGGTGATGTCATTTCCTCCGGAGTTTTCCACCGGTGATGGAGCAGGTTTCGATATGAAACTATCCAATACCGTATTTAACCAGTTGAAGTCACACTGGAAGAAAGGAACAAAGAAGCAACATAGGGCGAATGATAGGAAAGAAAATATTGCCACAGCTGAAATGGGACTAGATGAACCAACTCGGATTATTCTCTATAAGTGGATAAACAATCAATTGTTGGCGTCTATTGATGGCATTATTTCGACTGGGAAGGAGGCGGTTATTTTGCACGGAGAAACAGATCCTTCTGATCCGAATTTGGAAATAaaccaaaattacccaaaagAGGTAGCGATAAAAGTTTTCAGCACTACACTGAATGAATTCAAACAGCGAGATCGATACATCAAGGATGACTTCCGCTTTGTCGGCAAGTGTTCAAAACAGAATGCTCGAATCGTTATTGATATGTGGGCCGAAAAGGAACTGCACAATTTGAACAGAATGAAGAAATTCGGTATTCGGTGCCCGGAGGTTGTAGCGTTAAGAAAGAATGTTTTGGTGATGTCTTTCATCGGGCAGAATTTGGTGCCAGCACCAAAGCTTAAAGAAGCTGTTTTAAATGAGGCACAGATGATCTGTGCCTACGAAGAGATGGTTGAGATCATGCACAAACTGTACAACGAAGCGAGACTTGTACATGCGGATCTGTCCGAATACAACGTGCTTTGGCATGACGAGCAGTGTTGGATAATTGATGTCGCCCAGTCGGTCGAGCCGGGACATCCTGGGGCCTTGGAATTCTTGATGAGAGATTGCAATAACATTAGCACC tttttcactAAGCGAGGTATTAGCGGAGTGCAGACCAAGGAAGAGTTGTTTTTCCGAATCACCGGATTGGACCCGTTGAGCCACAACGCGACcattctagagcgaatccatATGAAAGGCCAGCCGGCACACGTTGTGTCCGCTATCGATGACGATACTCCGGAGCATTTCAAGCCGATCGAATATCCATTTGATTATGCCtggaaaaaggttgaaaaatttaaaagcaacaaaaagaaGGGTAACTTACACTGCCTGCCAAACGATAGGGACACTGGAAACAATTTCGAAACATTGTCTTCTAAGGAGGAACGAGTATCAGTTTGA
- the LOC131682430 gene encoding serine/threonine-protein kinase RIO3 isoform X1, whose protein sequence is MSSPWGEVKAVEVTNLQEIMSEEFARGLQKQEELEIPKVQIRSKAVARETRIEYLNEEPVAGCSKPIDPGALMDDWDLLNECSTHAGGSSADAIPVEVLRAIEEADQKQIDSDATIAKLLQAQFDSDYDEQLKREENHMNKNSRVKISLKNYRMVPEELLYDEEGKEIPIDPKADWDRFETNEKEQKTIPRVGYKLNNDGEMVTKHNQDINGRKNACKVMSFPPEFSTGDGAGFDMKLSNTVFNQLKSHWKKGTKKQHRANDRKENIATAEMGLDEPTRIILYKWINNQLLASIDGIISTGKEAVILHGETDPSDPNLEINQNYPKEVAIKVFSTTLNEFKQRDRYIKDDFRFVGKCSKQNARIVIDMWAEKELHNLNRMKKFGIRCPEVVALRKNVLVMSFIGQNLVPAPKLKEAVLNEAQMICAYEEMVEIMHKLYNEARLVHADLSEYNVLWHDEQCWIIDVAQSVEPGHPGALEFLMRDCNNISTFFTKRGISGVQTKEELFFRITGLDPLSHNATILERIHMKGQPAHVVSAIDDDTPEHFKPIEYPFDYAWKKVEKFKSNKKKGNLHCLPNDRDTGNNFETLSSKEERVSV, encoded by the exons ATGTCATCACCTTGGGGAGAAGTAAAGGCCGTGGAGGTAACCAATCTTCAAGAGATTATGTCTGAGGAATTTGCCAGAGGTCTTCAGAAGCAGGAAGAGTTAGAAATTCCCAAAGTTCAGATTCGTTCGAAGGCTGTAGCACGGGAAACAAGGATAGAATATTTGAACGAGGAACCCGTGGCTGGATGTTCTAAGCCAATAGATCCTGGTGCACTGATGGATGATTGGGACCTGCTGAATGAGTG CAGCACACATGCGGGTGGTAGTTCCGCGGACGCCATACCAGTAGAGGTTCTGCGTGCGATTGAAGAAGCTGATCAAAAGCAAATTGACTCCGATGCTACAATTGCGAAGCTACTTCAGGCACAGTTTGATTCCGATTATGATGAGCAACTCAAACGAGAGGAAAATCACATGAACAAAAACTCACGGGTAAAGATTTCACTAAAAAATTACCGTATGGTACCGGAAGAATTGTTATACGACGAAGAGGGTAAGGAAATACCAATCGATCCAAAGGCAGACTGGGACCGTTTCGAGACAAACGAAAAGGAGCAGAAAACGATACCACGGGTTGGATACAAATTAAACAACGATGGGGAAATGGTAACCAAGCACAACCAAGATATAAATGGCAGAAAAAATGCATGCAAGGTGATGTCATTTCCTCCGGAGTTTTCCACCGGTGATGGAGCAGGTTTCGATATGAAACTATCCAATACCGTATTTAACCAGTTGAAGTCACACTGGAAGAAAGGAACAAAGAAGCAACATAGGGCGAATGATAGGAAAGAAAATATTGCCACAGCTGAAATGGGACTAGATGAACCAACTCGGATTATTCTCTATAAGTGGATAAACAATCAATTGTTGGCGTCTATTGATGGCATTATTTCGACTGGGAAGGAGGCGGTTATTTTGCACGGAGAAACAGATCCTTCTGATCCGAATTTGGAAATAaaccaaaattacccaaaagAGGTAGCGATAAAAGTTTTCAGCACTACACTGAATGAATTCAAACAGCGAGATCGATACATCAAGGATGACTTCCGCTTTGTCGGCAAGTGTTCAAAACAGAATGCTCGAATCGTTATTGATATGTGGGCCGAAAAGGAACTGCACAATTTGAACAGAATGAAGAAATTCGGTATTCGGTGCCCGGAGGTTGTAGCGTTAAGAAAGAATGTTTTGGTGATGTCTTTCATCGGGCAGAATTTGGTGCCAGCACCAAAGCTTAAAGAAGCTGTTTTAAATGAGGCACAGATGATCTGTGCCTACGAAGAGATGGTTGAGATCATGCACAAACTGTACAACGAAGCGAGACTTGTACATGCGGATCTGTCCGAATACAACGTGCTTTGGCATGACGAGCAGTGTTGGATAATTGATGTCGCCCAGTCGGTCGAGCCGGGACATCCTGGGGCCTTGGAATTCTTGATGAGAGATTGCAATAACATTAGCACC tttttcactAAGCGAGGTATTAGCGGAGTGCAGACCAAGGAAGAGTTGTTTTTCCGAATCACCGGATTGGACCCGTTGAGCCACAACGCGACcattctagagcgaatccatATGAAAGGCCAGCCGGCACACGTTGTGTCCGCTATCGATGACGATACTCCGGAGCATTTCAAGCCGATCGAATATCCATTTGATTATGCCtggaaaaaggttgaaaaatttaaaagcaacaaaaagaaGGGTAACTTACACTGCCTGCCAAACGATAGGGACACTGGAAACAATTTCGAAACATTGTCTTCTAAGGAGGAACGAGTATCAGTTTGA